A single region of the Streptomyces sp. NBC_00425 genome encodes:
- a CDS encoding Rv2578c family radical SAM protein, whose product MRWENLTAETRHDRPADAALFGADAVTTRTFDTPEFAGITFHEIRARSILNRVPGASRMPFEWTVNPYRGCTHACVYCFARKTHGYLDLDSGIDFDTQIVVKVNAPELLRRQLASPRWQGEHVAMGTNVDCYQRAEGRYRLMPGILAALRDRANPYSILTKGTLILRDLDLLRQSAEVTEVGVSVSVGFTDTELWRTVEPGTPAPGRRLDVVRTLTEHGIGCGVLMAPVIPFLSDEPAQLRATVRAIAASGATSVTPLALHLRPGAREWFMAWLGQHHPHLVRRYERLYADGAYAPKWYQRRITRQVHELAEEYGIGPTRAGMPRRIPQPAPAEEPTGPGPTQLTLI is encoded by the coding sequence ATGCGCTGGGAGAACCTCACTGCGGAAACCCGTCACGACCGGCCGGCCGACGCCGCGCTGTTCGGGGCGGACGCGGTCACGACCAGGACGTTCGACACGCCCGAGTTCGCCGGCATCACCTTCCACGAGATCCGGGCCCGCTCGATCCTCAACCGGGTGCCGGGCGCCTCCCGGATGCCCTTCGAGTGGACGGTGAACCCCTACCGGGGCTGCACCCACGCGTGCGTGTACTGCTTCGCCCGCAAGACGCACGGCTATCTCGACCTCGACTCCGGGATCGACTTCGACACCCAGATCGTCGTCAAGGTCAACGCTCCGGAGCTGCTGCGCCGTCAGCTGGCCTCGCCCCGCTGGCAGGGCGAGCACGTGGCGATGGGCACGAACGTCGACTGTTACCAGCGCGCGGAGGGCCGCTACCGGCTGATGCCGGGCATCCTCGCCGCCCTGCGCGACCGGGCGAACCCCTACTCGATCCTGACCAAGGGCACCCTGATCCTGCGCGACCTGGACCTGCTCCGGCAGTCCGCCGAGGTCACCGAGGTCGGCGTCTCGGTCTCGGTCGGCTTCACCGACACCGAGCTGTGGCGCACGGTCGAGCCGGGCACACCGGCGCCGGGACGGCGTCTGGACGTGGTGCGCACCCTCACCGAGCACGGCATCGGCTGCGGAGTGCTGATGGCGCCCGTGATCCCGTTCCTCAGCGACGAACCGGCCCAACTGCGCGCCACCGTGCGCGCGATCGCCGCCTCCGGGGCCACCTCCGTCACCCCGCTCGCCCTGCATCTGCGCCCCGGCGCCCGCGAGTGGTTCATGGCCTGGCTCGGGCAGCACCACCCCCACCTGGTGCGCCGCTACGAACGGCTGTACGCGGACGGCGCCTACGCCCCGAAGTGGTACCAGCGGCGGATCACCCGCCAGGTCCACGAGCTGGCCGAGGAGTACGGGATCGGACCCACGCGCGCGGGGATGCCCCGACGGATCCCGCAGCCCGCACCGGCCGAGGAGCCCACCGGGCCGGGCCCCACCCAACTGACCCTGATCTGA
- a CDS encoding GNAT family N-acetyltransferase, producing the protein MSEPMRTPAPDAALFPVAVRDMGAGDIDRVSEIRVRGWQSAYRGLLPDSHLDGLSVTEDAGQRRALFARSGPAVVNLVAEQGGAVVGWAAHGPCRDGEVRTADAELYAIYVHPEHLGRGVGRALLQESVRRAGALGHPRMYLWVLKGNVAARRFYERAGFGADGAEEAFEVDGVAAPEVRYRADLPAGPGRG; encoded by the coding sequence ATGAGCGAACCGATGCGGACGCCCGCCCCCGACGCGGCCCTCTTCCCGGTCGCCGTACGGGACATGGGGGCCGGCGACATCGACCGGGTCTCCGAGATCCGGGTGCGCGGCTGGCAGAGCGCCTACCGGGGGCTGCTCCCCGACTCCCACCTGGACGGGCTGAGCGTCACCGAGGACGCCGGGCAGCGCCGCGCCCTCTTCGCGCGGAGCGGCCCCGCGGTGGTGAACCTGGTCGCCGAACAGGGCGGAGCGGTGGTCGGCTGGGCCGCCCACGGCCCCTGCCGCGACGGCGAAGTGCGCACGGCCGACGCGGAGTTGTACGCGATCTACGTGCACCCGGAACACCTCGGCAGGGGCGTCGGGCGCGCCCTGCTCCAGGAGTCGGTACGACGGGCCGGCGCCCTCGGGCACCCCCGTATGTACCTCTGGGTGCTCAAGGGGAACGTCGCGGCCCGCCGCTTCTACGAGCGCGCGGGGTTCGGGGCGGACGGCGCCGAGGAGGCCTTCGAGGTGGACGGGGTCGCGGCGCCCGAGGTGCGCTACCGCGCGGACCTCCCGGCCGGCCCCG
- a CDS encoding ATP-binding SpoIIE family protein phosphatase gives MDRGAERDAPFSRGAGGEAADRAGRAPAWAKSDPPVDAGRVPLAVVVVDREGLVSHWSTGARRLFGVGKDEAIGRPAIDLLPVAGALPEPDDDLPYDDFPGGAYSEYGAYDGLGPGLDSSLDRGLGYPAAGRARLTVPERDRVDVLWWAYPLVGPGTERLLVLAADATALRQEEPADALAVERVAPGFAVHTDFPGAQELARRLPEILPSMSVGESARIVGQILELGYPVLEFSHNDRVPVTPDWGVARRVERRERREHAARAAAEGLPLPEHLADDGDDLEYVAVRERLEFLNEVSGRIGTSLDLSRTVVEVSRAVVPRFTDVAGTYLREQVVAGEGFPDGVPDTTTMWHRVALEHTDEPGRWDDVVPVGEAMPFPAHTPFFQCMTTGEPVLVPRIGEQLGHAIASQFDKRDIRPLITGRSMLVVPLKARGVVLGFMILLRHPERVEFNDMDRVTGAELAARAGLVLDNARMYTYQESVAETLQDSMLPHIPRRMAGCDIATRYLPGTLLGRVGGDWFDSVKLHGARTALVVGDVMGHGLNSAAMMGQLRTAVQTMAALDLPPAQLLRNLDDLAQRLGDGYLATCLYAVYDPIAGELHLANAGHIPPVLVRAADGRSELLELPTGAPIGVGGVPFEAVRVPVAPGDRLVMCTDGLVEMRGEDIGVGLATLCESAAHPAASMDDACDTIIRALNTRGGRKDDVALLMARLGGIAPRDVAERRFPLDPAEVGRARAAVREQLHDWGLGESAGPAELMVSELVTNALRHSRREPVAVRLIRGDTLLCEVDDDDHELPTLLSAGPGDEVGRGLRVVSTLAREWGASRTRTGKSVWFELALPRR, from the coding sequence ATGGACCGTGGCGCCGAGAGGGACGCGCCTTTCAGCCGCGGAGCCGGCGGTGAGGCGGCGGACCGCGCGGGGCGTGCGCCCGCGTGGGCGAAGAGCGACCCGCCCGTCGACGCCGGGCGCGTCCCGCTGGCCGTGGTCGTGGTGGACCGCGAGGGTCTCGTCTCCCACTGGAGCACCGGCGCACGCCGGCTCTTCGGCGTCGGCAAGGACGAGGCGATCGGCCGTCCGGCGATCGATCTGCTGCCCGTCGCCGGCGCGCTCCCCGAACCCGACGACGACCTCCCCTACGACGACTTCCCGGGCGGCGCCTACAGCGAGTACGGCGCCTACGACGGCCTCGGGCCCGGACTGGACTCCTCCCTGGACCGCGGACTCGGCTACCCGGCGGCCGGCCGGGCCCGGCTGACCGTGCCGGAGCGGGACCGCGTCGACGTGCTCTGGTGGGCCTACCCGCTGGTCGGACCGGGGACGGAACGGCTGCTGGTGCTGGCCGCCGACGCGACGGCCCTGCGCCAGGAGGAACCGGCGGACGCCCTGGCCGTGGAACGCGTCGCGCCCGGCTTCGCCGTGCACACCGACTTCCCCGGCGCGCAGGAACTCGCCCGCCGGCTGCCCGAGATCCTGCCCAGCATGAGCGTCGGCGAGAGTGCCCGCATCGTCGGTCAGATCCTCGAACTCGGCTATCCCGTACTGGAGTTCAGCCACAACGACCGGGTGCCCGTGACCCCCGACTGGGGCGTGGCCCGGCGCGTCGAGCGCAGGGAGCGGCGCGAGCACGCCGCCCGCGCCGCCGCCGAGGGACTGCCCTTACCCGAGCACCTCGCCGACGACGGCGACGACCTCGAGTACGTCGCCGTCCGTGAGCGCCTGGAGTTCCTCAACGAGGTCAGCGGGCGGATCGGCACCTCCCTCGACCTCTCCCGCACCGTCGTCGAGGTCAGCAGAGCCGTGGTGCCGCGCTTCACCGACGTGGCCGGCACCTATCTGCGCGAACAGGTCGTGGCCGGCGAGGGCTTCCCCGACGGCGTGCCGGACACGACCACCATGTGGCACCGGGTCGCCCTCGAGCACACGGACGAACCCGGCCGCTGGGACGACGTCGTGCCCGTCGGCGAGGCCATGCCGTTCCCCGCGCACACCCCGTTCTTCCAGTGCATGACCACGGGCGAGCCGGTCCTCGTGCCGCGGATCGGCGAGCAGCTGGGCCACGCCATCGCCTCGCAGTTCGACAAGCGCGACATCCGGCCCCTCATCACCGGCCGCTCCATGCTGGTCGTCCCGCTGAAGGCCCGAGGCGTCGTCCTCGGTTTCATGATCCTGCTGCGCCACCCCGAGCGCGTCGAGTTCAACGACATGGACCGGGTCACCGGCGCCGAACTCGCCGCCCGCGCGGGCCTCGTGCTCGACAACGCCCGCATGTACACCTACCAGGAGTCCGTCGCCGAGACCCTCCAGGACAGCATGCTGCCGCACATCCCGCGCCGGATGGCGGGCTGTGACATCGCCACCCGCTATCTGCCGGGCACCCTGCTGGGGCGGGTCGGCGGCGACTGGTTCGACTCGGTGAAGCTGCACGGCGCCCGCACCGCCCTCGTCGTCGGCGACGTCATGGGCCACGGCCTCAACTCGGCCGCCATGATGGGTCAGTTGCGCACCGCCGTACAGACCATGGCCGCCCTGGACCTGCCGCCCGCGCAACTGCTGCGCAACCTCGACGACCTGGCCCAGCGGCTGGGCGACGGCTATCTGGCGACCTGCCTGTACGCGGTGTACGACCCGATCGCCGGCGAACTGCACCTCGCGAACGCGGGTCACATCCCGCCCGTGCTGGTGCGCGCCGCCGACGGCCGCAGCGAACTCCTCGAACTCCCCACCGGCGCGCCCATCGGCGTCGGCGGCGTGCCCTTCGAGGCGGTCCGGGTGCCCGTGGCGCCGGGCGACCGGCTGGTGATGTGCACCGACGGGCTCGTGGAGATGCGGGGCGAGGACATCGGCGTCGGTCTGGCGACCCTGTGCGAGTCCGCGGCCCATCCGGCCGCCTCGATGGACGACGCCTGCGACACCATCATCCGCGCCCTCAACACCCGGGGCGGCCGCAAGGACGACGTCGCCCTGCTGATGGCCCGGCTGGGCGGCATCGCGCCGCGGGACGTCGCCGAACGGCGCTTCCCCCTGGACCCGGCGGAGGTCGGCCGGGCGCGGGCTGCGGTCCGCGAGCAGCTGCACGACTGGGGGCTCGGCGAGTCGGCCGGCCCCGCCGAGCTGATGGTGAGCGAGCTCGTCACCAACGCCCTACGGCACTCCCGGCGCGAACCCGTGGCCGTGCGCCTGATCCGCGGCGACACCCTGCTGTGCGAGGTCGACGACGACGATCACGAGCTGCCCACCCTGCTGAGCGCCGGTCCCGGCGACGAGGTCGGGCGGGGACTGCGCGTGGTGAGCACGCTGGCCCGCGAGTGGGGCGCCAGCCGTACGCGCACGGGCAAGTCCGTGTGGTTCGAGCTGGCGCTGCCGCGGCGCTGA
- a CDS encoding SRPBCC family protein produces MAQVEATTERVVAADPEKVFDTIADYSGTRAKLLPEHFSEYEVREGGDGEGTLVHWKLQATSKRVRDCLLEVAEPTDGELVEKDRNSSMVTVWRVTPAGEGRSRVVVTTTWDGAGGIGGFFERTFAPKGLGRIYDAILANLAAEVEK; encoded by the coding sequence ATGGCGCAGGTCGAGGCCACCACCGAGCGGGTCGTCGCGGCAGACCCGGAGAAGGTGTTCGACACGATCGCCGACTACAGCGGCACGCGCGCGAAGCTGCTGCCCGAGCACTTCAGCGAGTACGAGGTCCGCGAGGGCGGCGACGGCGAGGGCACCCTCGTGCACTGGAAGCTCCAGGCCACCAGCAAGCGCGTGCGCGACTGCCTCCTGGAGGTCGCCGAACCGACCGACGGCGAACTCGTCGAGAAGGACCGCAACTCCTCGATGGTCACCGTCTGGCGCGTCACCCCGGCCGGCGAGGGCAGGTCCCGCGTCGTGGTCACCACCACCTGGGACGGCGCCGGCGGCATCGGCGGCTTCTTCGAGCGGACCTTCGCCCCCAAGGGCCTCGGCCGCATCTACGACGCGATCCTCGCCAACCTCGCCGCAGAGGTCGAGAAGTAG
- a CDS encoding alpha/beta hydrolase gives MNPRAAALCAAVAVVAATLTAAPAGASPSHPSASAPAAKLAWKGCATTDQPRLQCASLQVPLDHARPGGKQITLALSRVPHTAKTYQGPLLVNPGGPGGRGLSLAGFVASALPKAVSAQYDVIGFDPRGVGRSTPALNCRPGHFAPVRPDSVPLTEAIEQANLTRARSFAEACAAKYADVLPYIDTLGAVQDMDAIRAAVGAPQLNYFGYSYGTYLGAVYARLYPERVRRLVLDSIVDPTGVWYEDNLTQDLAFNDRHRALMAWIARHDTTYRLGSDPAEVETKWYAMRAALGKKPADGTVGASELEDTFLPGGYYNGYWPHLAEAFAAYANGGKTGPLVKAYKNLAAVDSAGDNGYSVYTSVQCRDASWPGDWDRWRSDNWSAYAKAPFMTWNNAWYNAPCAFWPTRARGPVNVTNGSLPPVLLFQATDDAATPFEGGATVHALLRGSSLVVEDGGQNHGITLSGNACLDKHLAAYLTDGTVPRGSGEADAVCAAQPDPEPLGSKVTQSSARGSTLHGLLGFRG, from the coding sequence ATGAACCCACGCGCAGCCGCGCTGTGCGCCGCCGTCGCCGTCGTGGCCGCGACCCTCACGGCCGCGCCCGCCGGCGCGAGCCCGTCGCACCCCTCTGCGTCCGCGCCGGCGGCGAAGCTCGCCTGGAAGGGCTGCGCCACCACCGACCAGCCCCGGCTCCAGTGCGCCTCGCTGCAGGTGCCGCTCGACCACGCACGGCCCGGCGGGAAACAGATCACCCTGGCGCTGTCCCGCGTCCCGCACACCGCGAAGACGTACCAGGGGCCGCTGCTGGTCAACCCGGGCGGCCCCGGCGGCCGAGGACTGAGCCTCGCCGGATTCGTCGCCTCGGCGCTGCCGAAGGCGGTGTCGGCGCAGTACGACGTCATCGGCTTCGACCCGCGCGGGGTGGGCAGGAGCACGCCGGCGCTGAACTGCCGACCGGGCCACTTCGCCCCCGTCCGGCCGGACTCGGTGCCGCTCACCGAGGCGATCGAGCAGGCCAACCTGACGCGCGCCCGGTCCTTCGCCGAGGCCTGCGCCGCGAAGTACGCCGACGTCCTGCCGTACATCGACACACTCGGCGCGGTACAGGACATGGACGCGATCCGCGCGGCGGTGGGCGCGCCGCAGCTGAACTACTTCGGCTACTCGTACGGCACCTACCTCGGCGCGGTGTACGCCAGGCTGTACCCGGAGCGGGTGCGGCGGCTGGTCCTGGACTCGATCGTGGACCCCACCGGCGTCTGGTACGAGGACAACCTCACGCAGGACCTCGCCTTCAACGACCGCCATCGCGCCCTGATGGCCTGGATCGCCAGGCACGACACGACCTACCGGCTGGGCTCCGACCCCGCCGAGGTCGAGACGAAGTGGTACGCGATGCGGGCGGCCCTCGGGAAGAAGCCGGCCGACGGCACGGTCGGCGCCTCGGAGCTGGAGGACACCTTCCTGCCCGGCGGCTACTACAACGGCTACTGGCCGCACCTGGCCGAGGCGTTCGCCGCCTACGCGAACGGCGGGAAGACCGGGCCGCTGGTCAAGGCGTACAAGAACCTCGCGGCGGTCGACAGCGCCGGGGACAACGGCTACAGCGTCTACACCTCGGTGCAGTGCCGTGACGCCTCCTGGCCGGGCGACTGGGACCGGTGGCGCTCGGACAACTGGTCGGCGTACGCCAAGGCGCCCTTCATGACGTGGAACAACGCCTGGTACAACGCCCCGTGCGCGTTCTGGCCGACCCGGGCGCGCGGCCCGGTGAACGTGACCAACGGCTCACTGCCGCCGGTCCTGCTGTTCCAGGCGACGGACGACGCGGCCACCCCGTTCGAGGGCGGCGCGACGGTCCACGCGCTGCTGCGCGGCTCCAGCCTGGTGGTCGAGGACGGCGGTCAGAACCACGGCATCACGCTGAGCGGCAACGCCTGCCTGGACAAGCACCTCGCGGCGTACCTGACCGACGGCACGGTGCCGCGCGGGAGCGGCGAGGCCGACGCGGTCTGCGCGGCGCAGCCCGACCCCGAGCCGCTGGGCTCGAAGGTCACGCAGTCCTCGGCCCGCGGCTCCACCCTGCACGGGCTGCTGGGCTTCCGCGGCTGA